A region from the Cannabis sativa cultivar Pink pepper isolate KNU-18-1 chromosome 9, ASM2916894v1, whole genome shotgun sequence genome encodes:
- the LOC115724079 gene encoding F-box/LRR-repeat protein 4: MATEVLPLSETVCINDALTDDELRSVLAKLESDQDKELFGLVCKRWLRLQSTERKKLFARAGPHMLERMAARFSRLLELDLSQSVSRSFYPGVTDSDLSVIADGFKCLKVLNLQNCKGITDKGIVAIGNGLSSLQSLDISYCRKLTDKGLVAVASGCPKLHSLHLAGCRLVTDKVLQALSKNCPNIEELWLQGCSNITDSGLSDLVRGCRGIKFLDINKCSNVGDIGVSSVSEACATSLKTLKLLDCYKIGNPSILSLARFCKNLETLIIGGCRDITDESIQLLATACEFTLKNLRMDWCLNISNSSLSCILTKCRNLEALDIGCCEEVSDAAFECLTSRQSALTLKVLKVNNCPKITEAGIGRLLDKCNSLEYLDVRSCPHITESGLQFPDYCRVNFTGNLSEPDVLL; encoded by the exons ATGGCTACCGAAGTTCTGCCCTTGTCTGAAACGGTCTGCATAAACGACGCATTGACTGACGACGAGCTCCGTTCGGTGCTGGCCAAGCTAGAGAGCGATCAGGATAAGGAGCTCTTTGGATTGGTCTGCAAAAGATGGCTCCGCTTGCAGAGCACCGAGAGGAAGAAGCTATTCGCACGTGCTGGGCCGCACATGCTTGAGAGAATGGCAGCCAGGTTCTCTCGACTTCTAGAATTGGATCTCTCCCAGTCCGTTTCTCGGTCCTTCTATCCTGGCGTCACCGATTCTGATCTCTCTGTTATTGCCGATGGGTTTAAATGCTTGAAAGTTCTCAATTTGCAGAATTGTAAAG GAATTACAGATAAAGGAATAGTGGCAATTGGAAATGGCCTTTCTTCACTACAGTCCTTGGATATATCATATTGCAGAAAGTTGACTGATAAAGGATTGGTAGCTGTGGCTAGTGGTTGTCCTAAACTACACAGCCTTCATCTGGCTGGCTGCAGACTTGTTACTGACAAAGTTTTACAAGCCCTTTCCAAGAATTGCCCCAATATAGAGGAATTGTGGCTCCAAGGATGTTCTAATATAACTGATTCAGGACTTTCAGACCTTGTCAGGGGGTGTCGTGGGATCAAGTTTCTAGACATCAATAAATGCAGCAATGTAGGAGATATTGGGGTTTCCAGTGTTTCAGAGGCATGTGCAACTTCTTTAAAGACACTCAAGTTGTTGGATTGCTACAAAATTGGGAATCCATCAATATTATCTCTGGCCAGATTCTGCAAAAATCTTGAAACTCTAATAATTGGTGGCTGTCGTGACATTACTGATGAATCAATACAATTACTAGCCACTGCTTGTGAATTTACCCTCAAGAACTTGCGGATGGACTGGTGTTTGAACATTTCAAATTCTTCATTAAGCTGTATCCTCACCAAGTGCAGAAACCTTGAGGCCCTCGACATTGGTTGCTGCGAGGAGGTATCAGATGCTGCCTTCGAGTGCTTAACAAGTAGACAATCAGCGCTGACTTTGAAGGTGTTGAAGGTTAATAATTGCCCTAAGATCACAGAGGCCGGTATAGGCCGGCTTCTAGACAAATGCAACTCTTTGGAGTACCTGGATGTGAGGTCATGCCCACATATTACAGAGTCAGGTTTGCAATTTCCCGATTACTGTAGAGTGAACTTTACTGGAAATTTGTCAGAGCCCGACGTGTTACTTTGA